One window of Thermacetogenium phaeum DSM 12270 genomic DNA carries:
- a CDS encoding SdrD B-like domain-containing protein: protein MNGPHDGNVDNGKLTVIARDVITGVPVLTFKYIVNENNVGDPQVELPEEERDPSLFPSLRPGASHSPVVAVGEASDTSQPVVSLPNGRYLVSVLAPGYKLGGNWVTTTGTDKTVEIKLHPNPLPLSRIRVHVFHDNRPVNGEDDVPLESGLEGFRVIITDAVGEVTVDYFGNPLGTEYERDASGNLILDPGTGKPVPVPGTGGKILTDSNGDALIDNLPPGKYGVQAIPPDGTDWIQTTTIEGTHTIDVWIEEGNDGYSPREGFRMPLVWIGFVRPMEFGPPRPWETGRITGRVRTIIEFIPPFRPLTLGDPVDRPWIALSDIGANDQQVYTGRGDGNGNFTIENVPPGLYQMAIWDEPLDHIISFRTVQVGRGETVAMGDIGIPRWFGYIKGTVFNDSNGNGVRDPGESGVPSVEVGTRFKDGSIQYRTITDMHGDYSLDEVFELERFAVAEVGFTRLGYTGATATPDYGIPVPDPVNPAVLCRDARGNYVRCSQTYTDVLTLAELTWAAKTNRIDWGKRVYKKGENGGISGMVYYATMRNETDPRYAIAEDYEPGIPNVTLNLYAAITDSDGKVVQGNLINTVTTEAWEHPTGCMDPDGNVDQNCTEVPNISNQIRPGGFDGGYAFETCWDPYYSHPDAVEIPLPSGTYIVEVVPPTGYKAIDRDGSVNTDQGDEFAGSAQTFLMRMAPPPYYPAPPGIDTTKKIVRVSEGLNATADFFLYTDVPIPGRIVGFLLDDVNLETNPGFIYYGEKRGIPNTPVGIRDFAGRLITTVHSDVNGIFEVLLPSTYTRNVPTPSGVAPGMYQVIGNDPGDPDNPNEHYNPNYQTLKMVFDVWPGKTTYADVALFPITAFVGTPGAQFSQPPQCAVPADTPQIFRVSRIQANVMHQNDDNRTVTILGTGFGDSPGKVTLNGKEIDILEWTDRLIRVLVPRGFNAVPPGPTQLLVTNAAGKTSPTGITFHLRRQGVYWPPVITVKKDGTQDFTTIQDAIDSAPDGAIIVVSAETYYENPILYKNVKLQGRGPGGIRPDGSAVAGTVIDGRFFLTYRDRWLDKLSGIEFDGPELVPPDRVKEISRGQVLTVVARAGAFSGAFRPQVDGFRITGARGEEGGGIYVNAHCSYLVISNNIIQSNGGGFGGAITIGTAYVGDNYNDNIYIHHNRILNNGGISLAGGIGIFNGADNYEIAYNDICGNYSAEYGGGISHYGYSPGGKIHHNRVLFNASFDEGAGVFVGGEQPVPPETLTAGSGEVDIYNNLIQGNLANDDGGGIRLLQPLDYRINIYNNVVVNNVSTDLGGGVALDDASNVVIVNNTIAKNITTATAEDSDGRPHGAGLVSEPHSAAFRAYLDVVHPGSPGYSDPVLFNNIFWDNRAGTFNQDLNNGRGGIGGIGAAGDPQPVNIMDLEVFGGPALFNPQYCSLSRSYDGGSNNIYVDPEFVSEYDTEVTAVAFNMEPDFKSVRIVTVDPELTGDYHLTGGSPVIDRGIDRVAGETETFNAPEKDFDGNTRPQGTGYDIGAYEHMLVP, encoded by the coding sequence GTGAACGGTCCTCATGACGGAAATGTGGATAACGGCAAACTTACTGTTATAGCCAGAGATGTTATCACCGGTGTCCCCGTTTTAACATTCAAATACATTGTCAACGAAAACAACGTCGGCGATCCCCAGGTCGAACTTCCTGAAGAAGAACGTGATCCGAGTTTGTTTCCTTCATTAAGACCGGGGGCCAGTCACAGTCCGGTGGTTGCTGTGGGAGAAGCTTCGGATACCTCACAACCGGTGGTGTCACTCCCCAACGGCCGATACCTGGTTTCTGTATTGGCTCCAGGTTACAAGTTGGGCGGTAATTGGGTGACAACGACCGGTACCGACAAAACTGTGGAAATTAAATTGCATCCCAATCCTTTACCCCTTTCCAGAATAAGGGTGCATGTCTTTCACGACAACAGGCCGGTTAACGGAGAGGACGACGTGCCGCTGGAAAGTGGGTTGGAAGGGTTCAGAGTAATAATTACAGATGCAGTCGGTGAGGTGACTGTAGACTATTTCGGTAACCCGCTTGGTACGGAGTATGAACGGGATGCCTCGGGCAACTTGATTCTTGACCCCGGTACAGGTAAACCCGTTCCTGTTCCGGGTACAGGGGGAAAAATCCTTACTGATAGTAACGGGGACGCTCTGATCGACAACCTTCCTCCCGGAAAATACGGGGTGCAGGCCATTCCGCCGGACGGCACGGATTGGATCCAAACGACTACCATTGAAGGGACTCATACAATAGATGTCTGGATAGAGGAAGGTAATGACGGTTACAGCCCCAGGGAGGGTTTCCGGATGCCCTTGGTATGGATAGGGTTTGTCAGGCCGATGGAATTCGGCCCGCCACGCCCCTGGGAGACAGGGAGAATTACCGGCAGGGTGCGCACCATCATTGAATTCATCCCTCCTTTCAGACCGCTGACTCTGGGGGATCCCGTGGACCGCCCCTGGATAGCGCTCAGCGACATCGGAGCGAACGACCAGCAGGTTTATACCGGGCGCGGGGACGGCAACGGCAACTTTACCATCGAGAACGTTCCACCGGGGCTTTATCAAATGGCTATCTGGGATGAACCTCTGGATCATATTATCTCTTTTCGCACTGTTCAGGTGGGCCGCGGTGAAACGGTCGCTATGGGTGATATCGGTATACCCAGATGGTTCGGGTATATCAAGGGCACCGTATTTAACGACAGCAACGGGAACGGAGTCCGTGACCCCGGGGAAAGTGGTGTCCCTAGTGTTGAGGTTGGCACCCGTTTTAAAGACGGCAGTATTCAGTACCGGACGATAACGGATATGCACGGGGATTATAGCTTAGATGAGGTTTTTGAATTGGAACGATTTGCTGTGGCAGAGGTGGGTTTTACCCGTCTGGGATATACCGGGGCAACAGCTACGCCCGATTACGGCATCCCGGTGCCTGATCCTGTGAACCCCGCCGTTTTGTGCCGTGATGCACGCGGTAATTACGTCAGGTGTTCTCAGACCTACACAGATGTTTTAACCCTGGCCGAGCTGACATGGGCGGCCAAAACCAACCGTATTGACTGGGGCAAACGGGTTTACAAAAAGGGAGAGAACGGGGGTATTTCCGGCATGGTTTATTATGCCACCATGCGCAACGAGACCGACCCCAGGTATGCAATCGCCGAAGATTACGAACCCGGGATTCCGAACGTAACCCTTAACCTTTACGCAGCAATTACGGATTCGGACGGCAAAGTGGTTCAGGGAAACCTTATCAACACCGTTACTACAGAGGCCTGGGAACACCCCACCGGGTGCATGGATCCCGACGGCAACGTTGACCAGAACTGTACCGAGGTTCCCAACATCTCCAACCAGATCAGACCCGGGGGGTTTGACGGCGGTTACGCCTTTGAGACCTGCTGGGATCCTTATTACAGCCACCCCGATGCGGTAGAAATACCGCTTCCTTCCGGCACTTATATCGTGGAGGTGGTACCACCCACCGGATATAAGGCGATTGATAGGGATGGCTCCGTCAATACCGATCAGGGGGATGAATTCGCAGGAAGTGCCCAAACTTTTCTCATGCGCATGGCGCCCCCGCCTTACTACCCGGCACCTCCCGGCATTGATACCACCAAGAAGATCGTAAGGGTTTCCGAAGGGCTTAACGCCACAGCCGACTTCTTCCTGTATACCGATGTTCCCATTCCCGGCCGCATTGTTGGCTTCCTGCTGGATGATGTCAACCTCGAGACCAATCCTGGTTTCATATACTACGGTGAAAAAAGAGGTATCCCCAACACCCCCGTGGGCATCAGGGATTTTGCCGGCAGGTTGATAACCACGGTTCATTCCGATGTCAACGGCATCTTCGAGGTGCTGTTACCGTCCACCTACACCCGTAATGTACCTACCCCCTCCGGAGTGGCCCCGGGGATGTACCAGGTCATCGGGAACGATCCTGGGGATCCGGACAATCCCAATGAGCACTACAACCCTAATTACCAGACCCTGAAGATGGTTTTTGATGTCTGGCCCGGGAAAACAACTTATGCCGATGTGGCCTTATTCCCGATCACGGCTTTTGTCGGAACGCCCGGAGCACAATTCTCGCAGCCCCCGCAATGTGCTGTTCCGGCAGATACACCTCAAATATTCCGGGTCAGCCGTATCCAGGCAAACGTGATGCACCAGAATGATGATAACCGGACTGTTACCATACTGGGCACGGGTTTCGGGGATTCTCCCGGTAAGGTAACCTTGAACGGGAAGGAAATCGACATCCTGGAGTGGACCGACCGGCTCATTCGTGTCCTTGTTCCCCGGGGATTCAATGCCGTACCCCCGGGCCCTACGCAACTGCTGGTAACCAACGCCGCCGGAAAAACCAGCCCGACAGGCATCACCTTTCACCTGCGCCGGCAGGGGGTATACTGGCCGCCCGTCATTACGGTGAAAAAGGATGGCACACAGGATTTTACCACTATTCAGGATGCTATAGACAGTGCGCCTGACGGGGCAATTATTGTCGTATCAGCAGAAACTTATTACGAAAACCCGATCCTGTACAAGAACGTCAAGCTCCAGGGTCGGGGACCCGGAGGCATCAGGCCGGACGGATCCGCAGTTGCGGGAACCGTCATCGATGGCCGCTTCTTTCTAACTTATCGCGACAGGTGGCTTGACAAACTGTCCGGTATTGAATTTGACGGGCCGGAACTGGTGCCACCAGACCGGGTAAAAGAGATAAGCAGGGGCCAGGTATTAACTGTGGTTGCCAGAGCAGGGGCGTTCAGCGGTGCCTTTAGACCCCAGGTGGACGGTTTCAGGATCACCGGGGCAAGGGGTGAAGAGGGCGGCGGAATATATGTTAATGCACATTGCAGTTATCTGGTTATCAGCAATAACATTATCCAGAGCAACGGTGGTGGTTTCGGCGGGGCTATTACCATCGGAACGGCCTATGTCGGAGACAATTACAATGATAACATTTACATCCACCACAACCGCATCCTGAACAACGGCGGCATCAGCCTGGCCGGTGGTATCGGTATCTTCAACGGTGCCGACAACTACGAAATCGCTTATAACGATATCTGCGGCAATTACTCCGCTGAATACGGTGGAGGCATATCCCACTACGGTTACAGCCCCGGTGGTAAGATCCACCATAATCGTGTGCTGTTTAACGCCTCCTTTGACGAGGGTGCAGGTGTGTTTGTGGGCGGGGAACAGCCCGTCCCCCCGGAAACACTGACTGCCGGCTCGGGGGAGGTCGATATCTATAATAATCTCATCCAGGGCAACCTTGCCAACGATGACGGCGGGGGGATCCGGTTGCTGCAGCCCCTGGATTACCGGATCAACATTTACAACAACGTTGTTGTCAACAATGTTTCCACCGACCTGGGGGGTGGCGTAGCTCTTGATGATGCCTCCAACGTCGTAATTGTGAACAACACCATTGCCAAGAACATCACTACTGCCACGGCGGAGGACAGCGACGGCAGGCCTCACGGCGCCGGGCTTGTAAGTGAACCTCACAGTGCTGCTTTCCGGGCTTACCTCGATGTAGTGCACCCCGGCTCTCCCGGTTACAGCGATCCGGTCCTGTTTAATAATATTTTCTGGGATAACAGAGCCGGTACTTTTAATCAGGATCTGAACAACGGCAGGGGGGGCATCGGCGGCATAGGGGCCGCCGGGGACCCGCAACCTGTTAACATTATGGATTTAGAGGTTTTTGGGGGCCCTGCTCTGTTTAATCCTCAATACTGCAGCTTGTCACGATCGTATGACGGAGGCAGCAACAATATCTACGTGGATCCGGAATTTGTGAGTGAGTACGATACTGAGGTAACGGCTGTAGCATTCAATATGGAACCGGACTTCAAGTCGGTCAGGATAGTGACCGTTGATCCCGAACTAACCGGTGATTACCATCTTACCGGGGGTTCCCCGGTGATCGACCGGGGTATCGACAGGGTCGCCGGAGAGACTGAAACCTTTAATGCCCCGGAAAAAGATTTCGATGGCAATACCAGGCCCCAGGGAACGGGCTACGATATCGGGGCCTATGAGCACATGCTCGTTCCTTAG